From the Thermosynechococcus sp. genome, the window GCTACCGCAATTCCCTCGATCAATCGGAGCACGTCGCCGTTGTCAAAGGGGATCCCGCCACATTTAGCGAGCAACCCGTACTGGTGCGCGTCCATTCTGAATGCTTGACGGGAGACGCCCTTGGTTCCTTGCGCTGTGATTGTCGGATGCAACTGCAGGCGGCTCTGAAAATGATTAACGCCGCCGGTCGCGGTGTGGTGGTTTACCTGCGGCAAGAGGGGCGGGGGATTGGGCTGGTCAACAAGTTGCGCGCTTATTCCCTGCAAGATTTAGGCATGGATACGGTGGAGGCCAATGAGCACCTGGGCTTTCCAGCGGATTTGCGCAATTATGGCGTCGGTGCTCAGATCCTCAATGACTTGGGGGTGAAGCAGATTCGCCTGATTACCAATAACCCCCGCAAAATTGCTGGCCTCAAGGGCTATGGCCTTGAAGTGGTGGATCGGGTGCCCCTGTTGATTGAAGCGACCCCCTACAACACCCCCTACTTGACGACCAAGGCAGAGAAACTGGGGCATCTGCTGCTGCAAACTTACCTGATGACGGTGGCCTTTCGCTGGCGGGAGTCGCAATTGGATGCCGGCGATCGCTATGAACGACTGGAAAAACTACGTCATCTGGCCGCGGGTGTCCATTTGCTGGTGCGTGAAGAAGCTCGGCCCGTTGCTCAAGCCATCTTTGGGCATCCTGACCTGATTGTTCACTTTGGCTTTGACCAGCCCCATGTCGCCGATCGCCAGTGGTATCAGCAGCCGGAACATCCCTATGTGCTTGCGGTGCAAACCCTGCTGCGGCAATTTTGCCAATGGCCAACGCTAAAAGGATTTGAGTTTCTGGTGGCCACGGGCACCGATCCAATGCTCAACCTACCGATGGCTCTGGATCGCCAAGCCTACACCCAACAGTCGCCCAGGGAGTGGCAGCCCCATCTCATCTATTCCTGGTCCGCCGCAACAGGTTAAAGCATCAAAAAGCATCAATGGGTATCTTGGGGCATTGACAGCAGGGCTGCGATTGGGGAATCGGGAAAACGCCAAGGTTCAACAAGCCCTTTTCGGTATGACTGGTGGCACTCTTGTTGAGGCTGGCAGGGCTTTTGGCTAAGATGACGCTGATAACACTGTTTATAAGTGTGAACATCAATTCAATCCATCGCTTCTGGCCGAAAAAAGAAACACTGGGGCGGCGTTGGCGTTAGCACAACAACACTGGCGATGGCGCGATCGCCCACAGAGAAACTGGCTACCCAATGCCCTAAAGGCTGAGCCGCTGTCCGCTGCCATACCCCTATCCCCTGAGCCTTGAGCCACGCTTCATAGTAAGTCCAAGCCCGGAGAAACGCGCGATCGCCCCCTTCTAAGATCTTTTGTTGCAGCGCAGCCCCAAAAAACCGCCGACTAATAGCTGCACGTTGAGGACAGAGGCGCAAGATTTCAACATCTACCCCTACAGCAGCCCTCCCACTCACAGCCAACACCGCCAACTGGCCACTATGGCTCCAGTTAAACTCCAACGCATTCAGATAGGGCTTACCCCCGGCAGCACGCGGCAAAGGCTTCTCCCCAAGATGAGGTTGATAGCGTCGTAAATAGGCACGGAGAATAACCCCACGGGGTACATCAGGGGGAAGTGTTAGCCACCAAAGATGCAACGCATGGGGATCTAGAGTGAGATCGGGGTGTGGCGCCCGCCATTGAGGGGCAACAATCGGGGGTAGGGGACAATCCCACACACTAAAGACTGAGGCGTTTTTTTAAGGA encodes:
- the ribBA gene encoding bifunctional 3,4-dihydroxy-2-butanone-4-phosphate synthase/GTP cyclohydrolase II — encoded protein: MLEVTTLADVAVFDSIESALEALRRGEVIVVVDDENRENEGDLIGAAERVTPAMINFMAVHARGLICLAMEGDRLDELDLPLMVTTNTDSNQTAFTVSVDAGARWGVTTGISAEDRARTIQALIDPSTQPQDLRRPGHVFPLRSRPGGVLKRAGHTEAAVDLTRLAGLYPAGVICEIQNPDGTMSRLPELMEYARTHQLKIISIADLISYRLQHERFVRREAVAKLPTEFGEFQIYGYRNSLDQSEHVAVVKGDPATFSEQPVLVRVHSECLTGDALGSLRCDCRMQLQAALKMINAAGRGVVVYLRQEGRGIGLVNKLRAYSLQDLGMDTVEANEHLGFPADLRNYGVGAQILNDLGVKQIRLITNNPRKIAGLKGYGLEVVDRVPLLIEATPYNTPYLTTKAEKLGHLLLQTYLMTVAFRWRESQLDAGDRYERLEKLRHLAAGVHLLVREEARPVAQAIFGHPDLIVHFGFDQPHVADRQWYQQPEHPYVLAVQTLLRQFCQWPTLKGFEFLVATGTDPMLNLPMALDRQAYTQQSPREWQPHLIYSWSAATG
- a CDS encoding 4'-phosphopantetheinyl transferase superfamily protein encodes the protein MPRAAGGKPYLNALEFNWSHSGQLAVLAVSGRAAVGVDVEILRLCPQRAAISRRFFGAALQQKILEGGDRAFLRAWTYYEAWLKAQGIGVWQRTAAQPLGHWVASFSVGDRAIASVVVLTPTPPQCFFFRPEAMD